The Pseudorasbora parva isolate DD20220531a chromosome 25, ASM2467924v1, whole genome shotgun sequence genome segment GTAATTCTCTGGGATGGCGTCAACGCGCTCTTCttcgtgttgagtctcagccccaagcactttATATGGGCcagaacgacatctcgatgccgaactgCCATATCGTACGACTGGGAcaatatgagccagtcgtcgatgtaattcaaTACACGGATGCCCAGAAGCCTCATTGGAGctagagctgcatccatgcatttCGTGAATGTGTGTGGGGAGAGGGCTAGGCCGAAGGGAAATATGGAAatatgcgtcctttagatctatcgtgacgaaccagtcctcggactggatctgactcacgatggtggggatcgtgagcattttgaatctgAACCTCCTTAGAGACCGATTCAAATGCCGCAAATCTAGAATTGGACGTAACCCCCCATCCTTtttgggaactataaagtaccggctgtagaacccggacTCCCTTTCCAGCGGAGGAACCTGTTCTATGGCTTCCTTCGCCAGTAAGGATTTTACTTCTAGCTCCATTACCCGAGCCTGCTCTGGTACCACTGCAGTCCAGTTCAACCCCCTGAATTTCGGAGGAGGGTgaccgaactgcagtctgtaatctgtctctacagtacgcaggacccatgtAGAAAtactcggaaggcatttccatgcgccaagataatctactaagggaaccaacctctcgaggctggcgtcGGGTGTTACACGAGGCTCGTTCccaaccccctgaagcggctgaCCGGCAGGGAGAAGCTGGGAATGAGTCCCTATGTGCGGACGCGCAAGCTGTCCCACCACAGGTCTTTCCAGAGGCGGTTGGGGCAGCATGCTTTCGggggaaatcgatgtggcccgAGGCGTCATAGATGGCGGGATTACCACATTGATTTCCCCAGGGCGCCACGAAGAAAACAACCTCGGTTGTCTCTTCGTGGGAGGGACCGCCCTTAGAAGCCCTGCCGCGGCTAGGACTTCTTCCCGGCAGCCTTCCGTGCCTGAAGGACGTTCCGTAGATCGCCTTTAGGCGCGGATGGCTGCTGGTGAGAGCGCCGCctctgttgccaagctcccagaggaggggctctagaggcgacGCTCTCATTCTGCATCTGCCGATGCGAGGAGCTGGCagacggctgaggctgcccgctaGGGCCAGCCTTCCTTGGTTTAGAGCGGCGAGGGAGGAATTGCTGGAAGGCCGCTGACTGTTTCTTCGCCTTCTGGTGTCTGGAGACCACGGCGTTAACCGCGTCCCCAAACAACccagaaggcgagatcggggagtcaaggagaaaagaTCTATCTTTCTCCTTTATCCCCGACAAATTCagccagagatgcctctccACAGTTACCATACCAGCTAaggagcggccgatggcacgggccgtctccttggtaatgcggagagacaaatctgcgGCCTTCCGCTGCTCTAAAATGCCCTCCGGAGAGGGACCTTCCACCTCGTCCAACTCCTTCAGGAGGTcggcctggtaggcctgcagaatGGAAAGGGTGTGCAGGGAACTACCAGCCCGCCCAGCCGCCATATAAGCCTTGCCCACCAAAGTCGAGGTGTCACGACAGGGCTTGGTGGGCAGCACCGGAGctttcagggacgatgccgattcgggcgaaagatagctcgcgagagcatcctccacccgcggcatcgccccatagcccGCCTCGCGTGCCCCCAGAACATTGGAATAATCCAACACCGGGGGATTGGAAACACGCGAGGAGTAGGGCTTCTTCCACGATCTGCACACCTCAGTGTGCAGATCCGGGAAGAAAGGTAAGCCCCGGCGCGGTGTTTGGACCCGGTGCGAAAGAAACCGGTCGTCCAGCCTGCTGGGTGGCTGGACTTCCTGAGTTTCTTGTGGCCACTCGATCTTTAATTTGGCCACCGCCCGGGTCAACACCTCAACCAGCTCCTCATGGGCGGGCGGATGAAACGTACAATTTCCCACTTCATCCCCCGCCTCGATGCCCGCGCCCTCCGACTCCTCAGAACCGGAGAGAACGAGCATCTGACCCTCCACCCTGGGGGAAGATGCCGCAGAGtgggcttccacacggggaggaagatcatcagaactgtcagaggaggattgggaaagtgccgcagcagtcctaaaaccctctgacaagtcccgctgtgagccccatgatccgcgacgccgagccgcctcagcgaccgcgggtccagaaccacggggctcacgaggctgactggtctcatcgaacacggccagccgagAGCGGAGCAGTCTGAGTGTCAACCGCTCGCAGTGTTaacaggcggctccctcgagagccgcccgagcgtgctgaacacccagacactgcacacaaagcatgtGTGTATCCGAGCCCGAGATGTAACGAGGGCAAGGATGCACACACTGCTTAAACTCTCTCTCCATTCTCACTTTTTAAACtactcaaacactcactcaatcGCAACTGGACagaacaacagtaaatagacagacaatgtaACACAGAGCGCctgctgaagagcaaagactgccgccattatgcgccggctccccttttatacttccgggtacgccgtcacaatgacctCATTACGcacgccaatcggattggtctagtttctattcagacttcagagtcgctgatgcttaggaagcgtccccatttcgtcgttccgacgcagtgggaagttccctcgataaagggaactggCTAAAACCTAATgactacattactttaaatgagtccaCTCCCcaagattattgttataaacacgAGCCACGTCTGAAATGTAAAGTGGGTGTtgttgtaatttataataatatctttagcattactcagaagtctagttccaattataattcctttgaagttttggtgctttatgtaatgttgtgtagtgtaaatgataaatcccgtttgacatttgtgttggctactgtatacaggccaccagagcacaatacagactttatcagagAATTTGCTGATTTTCTATCAGAGTTAGTACCGGCTGCATATAAAGAactaattgttggtgattttaatatccatgtagACAATGAAAACAACACTTtaggattggcatttagagacattcttaactatattggagttagacaacacgtatcagaACCCACTCATCGCCGttatcatactttagatctaataatgtcacatggaataaatgttgataccgtttaaattctgcagcagagcgatgacatctcagatcattacctagtatcatgtatacttagtttagctaaggctgcaaagccttCCCCttgcttcaaatatggcaggactatAACCGCTgggactaaagattgctttgtacataatcttcctcatcagttccaacGGGCGCTGCAGCTGGCGCCGGGTCAGGATGTGTTTGATCAcctcagtctgtctctgagtggccgagaactgttgggcTAAGTCCTCAACCGCCCTgccgaatagcccagcctgggaGATGGGGATGTTCAGAAACTGTGTCCTGTCAGCCTCACGCAtctcggccaggttgagccataggTGATACTCCTGGACCACACATGTGGACATCACCTGACCAACAGCACGAGCGGTCACCTTCGTCGCCTGTAGGGCGAGGTCGATGGCCGACCGCAGCTCCTGCATAAGTGCAGGGTCAGCACTGACCTAATATGTtacaaattggtcctccagctgttccttatatgcacatttaacttttccggcctctaaTTGCTagctgtcccaacttttttggaatgtgtagctctcatgaaatccaaaatgagccattattttgcatgccatttcaaaatgtgtcattttcaacatttgatatgttatctatattctattgtgagaTAAATTAATGAGATTTATGAGATTTACAAATGATTGCATTACTTTCTTATTCaatatttgtacagtgtcccaacgtTTTTGAATTAAGGTTTGTAGATAATCCCGCCTGCTATACAGGgctttttgagttatttttaggTTTCGGCTGTCTTGGCACTCTATTGATGCACTCTATTTTACACGTATAATTTTGAAGATCTACTGGCCTGAGCTCAAATTAACAAAATTAAGCTTATTCAGTGGTCTGATAAGACCATTACCCTGAAAGTTTTATTTGAGAGGAAAAACACTTTTTTCatgaatattgttttttaagTGATTTGGCATTAAATTTCAATATTTCAGCTGGGCTCCTAGTGTAATGGTACAGAGGCTACGGAGACAAGATGGTAAGTGAATCAGGTTTATTGAGTAACCAGTAGAGTGAACAGGTGAGTAGGTCAGTAACTTGACTGAAGTGCAGATTTGCCAGTGATGGTTCTCTGGCTTGATACTCTGGGTAAACTTGCAGAtggcagaacacacacacacgctggacCAGGATGCTGGAGATAGGCAAGTAACATTGAGGGAGTCCTTGAAGTAAACAGAGGGGTTAGTACATTTTACAAAGGAGACTGCTGAAACTTCTGGTGATTGGGGTGGTGATGAGCTGCTGGTGTGTGTGGTTAATACTCAGGTGAGAGCGTGCGCATATTCAGTGGTGTGGGAGCCTGGTGTGTCTGTGACATTACCCTAAACTCAGGTGGTGGCTGAAGCTGGTAGGTGACTGGGTTTATCTGCTTCACGATGTAGTAGGGGCCAATAAATATGGGCCTGAGCTTCCTGCATTGCAGACGCAATCTGATGTCCCTCGTGGATAGCCAGACCTTCTGCCCTGGATGGAAGGTGGGAGTGTTGGAACGTTGAAGTTCCGCTGCCATCTTGCGTCTGCCCAGGGCTCATTGGAGTTATTGATGTGTGGAGTCCCAGACCCTCTTGCTCTCCCAGAACAGGTAGTCAACCGCTGGGACGTCCGATGGTTCCCCAGACCAGGGGAACAACCTCCAGATCAGCAGTTCATTCCACCAgttgggaacggtccaggaaaatgtccgtgagagtgatttcatgcctctttgggatggaaccacgaggcgtcgctcacttgcagaacgcaagcttctggagggtgtgtaagtctgaacaagcgagtttaggtatattggtgcagagccagtggttgttttgtaggcgagaaccagtgctttgaatttgatgcatgcagccattggcaaccagtgcagtctgatgaaacGAGGCGTGACATGCGTAAATGTAATAGTCTTTAACACAATTATTCCAAAATAATATCTAAAGACAATTTACACTAATGGTCAgcttatattttaaatagtaacTTATTTCAGCAGTCAAGCTTGTACAAACTGGTCACAGacacaaagatgtacctttaaTTTCCCCAAGCCGATTGCTCTCCCCCCCccctgatatttttttaaaccagaTCCCAGAGTGAATAAATCTAAAAACGACATCCTTGCATTTTCGTGTGTAGGGGCtacagccaatccgtatattttgtgaaacagTGATGTCACTACACCATGTCCTGCACGGGAAAGACTAGAAGGGATaaaactacgggcactgggcatgcgcacatcaatattgcgtcATTTCCTGCATCAACCCTGGCTCAGAAATACCCTCAAGCATTATGAATGCTTTGAACTTGCCGTGATCGCTCAGGACAATTATTtactaattaattattatttaattataactgaacattaaaagTTAATATTTATTGATTTGGTGGTTGTGTTGTTGATTCTAGGACAGAAGGTTGAACATCCTCATTCTGTCCATTGTTTTTCTCTTCctcttttttgtaaaatgtaagtCTTTACTTTTTTACCAGCACCTCAATCCAAGATGGTTAGCGTTAACACTatacctcctcctcctcctcattggTAAATATCTAAACCTTTGATCCAGAAACACAAAACACATCATGTGATGCTGTAGTAATTTATTCATGTAGAAAGTAAAGATAAACAAAGAAGGTTAAATACACACCCCTCTGAATTAAACTGGGGTTAAGAATCAGgtgcaataaaaataaaaaaaacatttcaaaccTTTACTGAATGTGCACTGAAACTGATCTTTTATCTTAAGGGTAAAATTAAACCAATGAAAAAAGTGCAACATTAGAATTGCTCAGAAAAGAGTAGTTTGCTATTTTGCTTGTAGGATCAGTGGACTGCGGTGCAACATCTCATTCCACTCTATCTGgcaatgaaaacagaaaaaaatcattACGACAATGTACACATAGTATAAATAGTACAAATGTCTGCACAACGTCTCTCCTTTTATCACTCACCTGCATACACCTCAACCTCACACAGTGTGAGAAATTCCTTGCGGAGTAACTTGGGTATGAAAATATTGACATATCGACCCTTAATAGGCCTAAACGTAAATGTTTTTGTCTCTCCGGCTGGGATGGACCCAATAGTTGTAGCTCTGTGAAGACACACAGTAACAGAGAAATAGAGATGGGCGTATCAAAACAGCATGAATCATATTAAATATACTTCTGTCAAAGACAAGTTTGTATTAAAAAGATTCATTCAAAGTCTTTGTATCTTATTTACTCATTTTCTAACCAAGTATCAAGAGGGAAACAATACTCACAGCTCATTATTGTTGCCATTGTTTTCTTGGCTGTTGCCGATACGGATCTGAGCACCATTTATCCTCTCTGCAAAACCATCTCCTCGATTAGTGATGCTAACTCTGGTTACCTCTGAGACTTTCCGCAGGTCAACTCTCCACCAGGGGTTCCTCTCCTCTGTAGTTTGACTGCATGAGCCACCATCCATAATTGAATTCCTGTTGCCATCAACAGCATTTTGAGCAGCTGTTAAATTATCGTATGTGGAAGACTGGACAGCTTGGGCTCCAAGAGCAAGATTCCCtgtttaacataaaataaaaaacaataactttttttttcttaaatgtgGCTCTTGGAGCATAGAGTCTCAACTGCTGGGGTTGGGTGTGCGGTCGCCCAGAGGGACCACTGCtactactattattattgttatcatCATTAGTATGATTATTACTTATACTATGACACTATTAGTATTTTCTTTctctgtgttttgttgttgtttttctctcTTCTGTATGTTTTGTCATTGTTCTCTTAGCCTCTATAagctactttttttttgtttgtttgcaattttgctcaataaaaaaaacattatatatgtCACTGACAACATTCAAAGTAATGAAGAACACTCACTTGGAGCACAAGCGTCAGCTGATGTGTActtttctgttaaaaaaaataataacagtaataCACACATTAATAAGTACATAAACAAATTATATCACAGTCATCTTCTCTGTGTGTTCCTTACCTCCAAACACCTCGACCTCACACAGTGTGAGACATTCATTGCGCCCAGGAATAAAAATGTTGACATATCGCCCAAGAATAGGCttaaactcaaatgtttttgtCTCTCCGGGTGCCATGGACTTAACAGTTGCAGCTCTGTGAAGACACACATTAATAAAGAAATGGAGATGGGTGTATCAAAACAGCATGAAGCATATTAAATATACTGCTGTCAAAGACaagtttttattaaaaaagattcATTCAAAGTCATTGTATCTTATTTACTCATTTTCTAACCAAGTATTAAGAGAGAGACAATACTTACAGCTCATTGTTGCCATGATGGTCCAGGTTGTTGCCGATACGGATCTGAGCACCATTTATCCTCTCTGAAAAACCATCTCCTCGATTAGTGATGCTAACTCTGGTTATCGCGAAGACTTCCCGCAGGTCAACTCTCCACCAGGGGTTCCTCTCCTCTCTAGTTTGACTGCATGAGCCACCATCCATAATTGAATTCCTGTTGCCATCAACAGCATTTTCAGCAGCTGTTAAATTATCGTATGTGGAAGACTGGACAGCTTGGGCACCAAGAGCAAGATTCCCTgtttaacataaaataataaataataactttttttctttaatgtgCTAAAGTATAATTccaatataataaaaaagtaatgctAAACTATGCAATCCAAATGATAATTAATTGGCTctctgaaatacttgattctgattggtcagtcatGACATTCTGAGGTCTAATAGGGCTGATAGGTCTTTAACTCATTTGGTAGCGATCACATCGTTATCTACATACCACAGCTACATTTTCATTGGCTACAGTATGCTTAACATGTTGATGTAGTGTCAGAGCACGCTCCTGTCTTTCATTACCTAATGGCTTGCCTTTTTATCAAAAAAGAGCATAAGGGTTATGTAATATTTACATATTGAATTATCAAAATGACTAAATTGATGATACTTgacctcaaggctagattattgtaatgctctactgggtggttgccttcacacttaataaacaaactccagctggtccaaaacgcagcagctcgggCTCTttctagaaccaggaagtatgaccatattagcccagttctgtcaacactgcactggttCCCTATTAAAACTATTGCGATCTCAAAACTCTgaccagttgataatacctagaatatcaaaatcaactgcaggcggtcaatCCTTTTCcaatttagcacctaaactctaaCACCTCAGTGCACCGCAGTCTCAAAGGAGTTTATGAATGTGATGGACTCGTATGACTTAATACAATGGGTAAATGGGCCAACGCACAGATTGGGTCATATGTTAGATCTGGTTTTATCACATAATCTGCCCATTCACGACTTAAATAT includes the following:
- the LOC137065498 gene encoding uncharacterized protein produces the protein MISRMAVRGILFLTLFTVMCVADPTVKIMPWCPCGPRNLALGAQAVQSSTYDNLTAAENAVDGNRNSIMDGGSCSQTREERNPWWRVDLREVFAITRVSITNRGDGFSERINGAQIRIGNNLDHHGNNELAATVKSMAPGETKTFEFKPILGRYVNIFIPGRNECLTLCEVEVFGEKYTSADACAPRNLALGAQAVQSSTYDNLTAAQNAVDGNRNSIMDGGSCSQTTEERNPWWRVDLRKVSEVTRVSITNRGDGFAERINGAQIRIGNSQENNGNNNELATTIGSIPAGETKTFTFRPIKGRYVNIFIPKLLRKEFLTLCEVEVYADRVE